The following are from one region of the Nicotiana tabacum cultivar K326 chromosome 3, ASM71507v2, whole genome shotgun sequence genome:
- the LOC107771281 gene encoding putative galacturonosyltransferase-like 1, translating to MPKLGSSSGSILVSLLLIFFSLLTQNVATNSNLSFKEAPKFYNSPSCSAINFSENAVHVAMTLDIAYLRGSMAAILSVLQHSSCPENIIFHFVASSSAETTHLNLTIAKSFPYLHFTIYPIQDIAAVAGLISTSIRSALDCPLNYARNYLADLLPQYLHKVVYLDSDLVLVDDIAKLAATPLTEDSVLAAPEYCNANFTTYFTPTFWSNPSLSLTFANRNRKPCYFNTGVMVIDLDRWKAGDYTTKIVEWMELQKRMRIYELGSLPPFLLVFAGNIAPVDHRWNQHGLGGDNFRGLCRDLHPGPVSLLHWSGKGKPWVRLDSNRPCPLDALWAPYDLLQTSYTLES from the coding sequence ATGCCAAAACTTGGGAGTTCCAGCGGTAGTATTCTGGTTTCGCTATTGTTGATCTTCTTCTCCTTATTGACCCAAAATGTCGCTACTAATTCCAACCTCAGTTTTAAAGAAGCCCCAAAATTCTACAATTCCCCTTCTTGTTCCGCCATTAATTTTTCAGAAAATGCAGTACATGTAGCTATGACCCTTGATATAGCTTACCTCAGAGGATCTATGGCTGCGATTCTTTCGGTTCTTCAACACTCTTCTTGCCCAGAAAATATCATTTTCCACTTTGTAGCCTCTTCTTCTGCTGAAACCACACACTTGAACCTTACAATTGCTAAATCTTTCCCTTATCTTCATTTCACAATTTATCCAATCCAAGATATTGCAGCCGTTGCAGGACTAATTTCCACTTCCATTCGCTCTGCTTTAGATTGTCCTTTAAATTATGCTCGCAATTATCTTGCTGATCTACTTCCTCAATACCTTCACAAAGTCGTTTATCTTGATTCTGACCTTGTTTTAGTAGACGACATTGCTAAATTAGCAGCAACACCTTTAACAGAAGACTCTGTTTTAGCAGCACCTGAATATTGTAATGCCAATTTCACTACTTACTTCACGCCCACGTTTTGGTCTAACCCTTCACTTTCCTTAACTTTcgcgaaccgaaaccgaaaacctTGTTATTTTAATACGGGGGTTATGGTTATTGATCTTGATAGATGGAAAGCTGGGGATTATACTACAAAGATTGTGGAATGGATGGAGTTGCAAAAGAGAATGAGGATTTATGAATTGGGTTCTTTACCGCCTTTTCTACTTGTTTTTGCTGGAAATATAGCTCCTGTAGATCATAGGTGGAACCAACATGGTCTAGGCGGAGATAATTTTCGTGGACTCTGCCGAGATTTGCACCCTGGTCCGGTTAGCCTCTTGCATTGGAGTGGAAAGGGGAAGCCTTGGGTTCGACTCGATTCGAACCGCCCTTGTCCCCTCGATGCCCTCTGGGCACCTTATGATCTGCTGCAAACATCCTATACTCTTGAATCTTAA